From a region of the Danio aesculapii chromosome 4, fDanAes4.1, whole genome shotgun sequence genome:
- the golgb1 gene encoding LOW QUALITY PROTEIN: golgin subfamily B member 1 (The sequence of the model RefSeq protein was modified relative to this genomic sequence to represent the inferred CDS: inserted 3 bases in 2 codons; deleted 2 bases in 2 codons), with the protein MFSRLTQGVSSVLHELSGEERSDGDFQQDGLVPQPVTAAESSQEGPGPSEEVLERLAQTEQLVVHLKELIREKDSQLASTEKQLKEEKEQAEIKFTKLKMQAKAKMASLNKQITELKGQDVSNSSQNSESSFQMAPGVEEELQQLKEKLSQAELANKMLQQQLWEAEQRVREEGHAEQVRILQAVVKEKDVRFQEQILKHEQELLSLSQATNDADLQQALRASQRRIEELEESLRSRSEVLEMLQQELNSADQQKQILTTQFRQMELELAEAQRLREEERKAEEELQALRVKLEILESERDHTTSSLNAELLKKTAEMDKMRAKLESEEKEKKEMLERLKERETGFEAQLANMKVCLEARMETSESEREQTINVLNINITRLNAELLKKTAELDEISAHLQSEQREKEEMLEKLKEKDTNFEAELANMKASLEARLETESENEQTISALRVELQTKMAELDEMRTKLESEERDNKEILEKFKEREISFEAEQANIKASLEARLETSDSEKEQIISALNAELQIKITELDEMRAKLKFEECEKQTKAVELDEMRAKLESEERERDQLLEKFKERETSFNVELANIKASLGDSLETSASKNEQIISALNAEMQTKITELDETRAKLDSEERERDQLLEKFKERETSFNVELANIKASLGDRLESSASENEQIISALNAEMQTKITELDEMRAKLKCEECEKQTKIIELDEIRAKLESEERERDQLLEKFKQRETSFEAELSNLKSSLEARLETSDSEKEQTISALKADLQKKTAEFDDLLEKLTAEEKEWAETLQERQTSFDRELSNLQGCLEVAEKQKEEMTKQLEMEATSHMEKLHHLQEKLDEVERAREEESKNEKDRLAQMQYELESLRETLGASNAEQKAGLQAKNALEKLWKGIQSLTTSGEAEVEISVPTDPAQILEVLPALQTRLSKLTDEQQESQARLSQITLTLQSLQGQLDKSTAEGEESVARIQELEQQLVTVQVSGESLGDHVTDLSVRDLGRTHQDNTGDGHSSENQLKKDRILFLEQQLAEREEELFALREKLSLTTSQSLNIPEESVVSISRDIAGLDNSDVLEVSQEEETTLVAVDASVLSVSGGNDSSPELIAPQPGSPGESKGTSSDEMVTSSDSEVAHSSWTLLEAVNQDATQEWQSHIQDFASLRLSTQSWEETSEEQIAPNSCIVDIEAPSLVIHETVQVRLAQQEGSLLNTDPSTGQTFAQVLAEEIQKRYSEILGELQQFKDSALQSQEKVYQLEEALESLTAYKNEAESRANIFEKELIETKELIKQEKFNGQSAAEQFQNLKEEVQSKDDKLQILQAAFDEAQQRLDETQQRLDEAQQRVVEAQQRVAEAQQRLDEQEGQARMLAAQLEERELSFSELEQKLLDIEGRLVQVSHEADTAKATIVDRTAELEDLQKCLSQKDQEMMELSNSMSVKLLQAGEEKFALSGEVKKLKDQINELESIKNDQQKVIDGQTSESEQFVALRKEKEDLATQMAAMKKDGEHIKRKLQAALIQRKELMKKVADFEKEAESREDKEKDGYEEITIQFKNEIKEKELEIQRLDALLQETRDVLNLKEETLVSLKQKISNQDQALTESHAEIQRLTEQYVEINEQHMSQVDEDKIDFXSQIASMESEIETMREKFQQSTDAYEDAVMSTQEKERHHLEQTKQMKEECRDLLEQLNTEKGEKTGLLNRIMELEGLLESKNTADKVESVNVGPTTQNLEKPETNDWGQEDWVDFATTETETPQEQSQQPMVKNSEDIIDALQEELKFERAAHADLQVRLHESQSSQSLTDSKFKELCKEHEALKEKERHIDALTEEIETLREKCQRAEAHAEKLKVEVDEAWEAAKRSISDAESPIKALQSEVEEFKQFLKCKNDEIVDLSQQLSEQSSLLLKMQETVQEKDQQIVSLQQGLKTEQDRVQKLEAELPQREEEEKDNGVKLQQLQRKLQAALVSRKEALKEKQALKEEQAAAEKNKLELHQKLELIEMELHKSREEREKLIKEVDRTLLENQSLSASCESLKLAMEGVLNEKDACKRQAEIAKEESEQVCRQLEEKVQNMKEEYESLLKSYENVSDEAERVRKVLEAARQERQELATKARAHEAARQEAERLAEEATKEVDVVKDKMRKFAKVKHQKIMDLEEENERLREQEEKKLTKHTETDVKQELERIKQELEILKANYNKAVDDKKSLELEAEELRLRLEKIDRKGVETLDTCSVETIKEVKVIAQQNSPDLIEIQEYQCDSIFPEANLTKPLESIHTEPHQEVTEVQTKIEITTQTEERLKELETSYEIAENKIKELEGALEDHMESRNNQILDAELTSIKQQLQESLEREGIHKEEISKKENQLQELRRNLEAERDDLEERLMNQLAQLNGSIAGYQQEASDGRDRLTDMQRDLEKLERERAELEAEVLSERDRAARMEEDMRQAHRERAEAEAETGKQRELEQKLKSAQRFKEGSQNRTRQLEELLREKQLEVRQLQKDCIGYQERISELAKEVKSLLLVRDEVRAELEAARLEIAYILQDKATIASELSTYKGKLDMALEEAKQAQADKLSAEQFIQRKEAELTADAERTLDEVRYRLGAELKQIELRLEKSYRDREREEEATLEARRIAEAADRHAQETQARLDEALARLAAFSRSMSSLQDDRDRVLDEAKQWENRFHSELQEKEADVREAETRAKELAEQLQREMTQKEELQSLLERTQKGEENLQLELSSVEKKHNESLAALEKEREDLQQKLTLVEINLSQAHSQLASLETEAEGLRHRTKALDEAVDKLRNDAVEARAVIKERETEERRLCLMVEQLETDLGSSKNLTETLQVALGEXEKREVELLGEKEQAVTQAVEEARKDADARAEMAENELEKRREELRGLEERLRKAEEDTFQSRAQLESFTKAMGSLQDDRDRVLSQYKQLEEKHLQVMMEKDSLIQEAAGENNRLKEELRALLSQRDDLNADNAKLAAQLHGYRNDLNQVLTMKDSQHKQILATQVERISFLEREREDLVNHIQALERDIAQGKAPLLEQENSSQASEGSVDKQDAPGAEVEKLREQLQAARKRITNLEETLELEKETQTVHSKELKELQWEGCVLRTEAETAEERVAELARDLLMMEQQLLEEREAVSQLRVQNQSFGQAMATLQDARDQAVNEAKELRLRFDDINRTGHAISSPSDSKGEVWSLKNALSALQNDRERMLEQMQVQRSELDRLTQALEAERRRAVERDEKAQLSSRDVHMDSDKQELEMLRLERMDWQGQAELLKQQTLTTLSARDQQIRQLTAMLEEVQASKLQHQHTQRQGRLALDAAPGGPLEHNEGYKAECIELQRRLDEESELRLRIEEQLIATEDRLKRYTQGEWQTPSMMSETAVLIEPQEGAVTRTRSGGPGLLRMLRVAFCSRQRTPLLVSLYLLTVHVLLLLCFGGYL; encoded by the exons ATTCTGACTACTCAGTTCAGGCAGATGGAGCTGGAGTTGGCAGAAGCCCAAAGACTGAGGGAAGAGGAGAGGAAAGCTGAGGAAGAACTGCAGGCTCTAAGAGTCAAACTAGAGATTTTAGAGAGTGAACGAGACCACACCACCAGTTCTCTCAATGCTGAATTGCTGAAAAAGACTGCAGAGATGGATAAAATGAGAGCAAAACTTGAATCTGAAGAAAAGGAGAAAAAAGAAATGCTGGAGAGATTGAAAGAAAGAGAGACTGGCTTTGAGGCACAGCTGGCCAACATGAAAGTATGTCTAGAAGCCAGAATGGAGACgtcagagagtgagagagagcagACCATTAATGTTCTTAACATCAACATCACCCGTCTCAATGCTGAGTTACTGAAAAAGACAGCAGAGTTGGATGAAATAAGTGCGCATCTTCAATCTGAGCAAAGAGAGAAGGAAGAAATGCTGgagaaattaaaagaaaaagacaCTAACTTTGAAGCAGAACTTGCCAACATGAAAGCATCTCTAGAAGCTAGATTAGAAACAGAGAGTGAAAATGAACAGACTATCAGTGCACTTAGAGTTGAATTACAAACAAAAATGGCAGAGCTGGATGAAATGAGAACGAAGCTTGAATCTGAAGAACGAGATAATAAGGAGATACTTGAGAAGTTTAAAGAGCGAGAGATCAGCTTTGAGGCTGAACAGGCTAACATAAAAGCATCTCTAGAGGCTAGGTTAGAAACATCAGATAGTGAAAAAGAGCAGATCATCAGTGCTCTCAATGcagaattacaaataaaaatcacagaactGGATGAAATGAGAGCAAAGCTTAAATTTGAAGAATGTGAAAAGCAAACAAAAGCAGTCGAGTTGGATGAAATGAGAGCAAAACTTGAATctgaagaaagagagagagaccaaTTGCTTGAGAAGTTTAAAGAGAGAGAAACTAGCTTCAATGTTGAGCTAGCTAACATAAAAGCATCTCTAGGAGATAGTTTAGAAACATCAGCAAGTAAAAACGAGCAAATCATCAGTGCTCTCAATGcagaaatgcaaacaaaaatcaCAGAACTGGATGAAACGAGAGCAAAACTTGATTctgaagaaagagagagagaccaaTTGCTTGAGAAGTTTAAAGAGAGAGAAACTAGCTTCAATGTAGAGCTAGCTAACATAAAAGCATCTCTAGGAGATCGATTAGAATCATCAGCAAGTGAAAACGAGCAAATCATCAGTGCTCTCAATGcagaaatgcaaacaaaaatcaCAGAGCTGGATGAAATGAGAGCAAAACTTAAATGTGAAGAATGtgaaaagcaaacaaaaattATTGAGCTGGATGAAATAAGAGCAAAACTTGAATctgaagaaagagagagagaccaaTTGCTTGAGAAATTTAAACAGAGGGAAACAAGTTTTGAGGCAGAGctatccaacctaaaatcatctCTAGAGGCTAGATTAGAGACATCAGACAGTGAAAAAGAGCAGACCATCAGTGCTCTCAAAGCAGATTTACAAAAAAAGACTGCAGAATTTGATGATTTGTTGGAGAAACTTACAGCTGAAGAGAAAGAATGGGCGGAGACATTACAAGAGAGACAAACAAGCTTTGACAGAGAGCTCAGCAACCTCCAAGGCTGTCTGGAAGTTGCAGAGAAACAGAAAGAGGAAATGACAAAGCAGCTTGAGATGGAAGCAACAAGTCACATGGAAAAGCTTCATCATCTTCAGGAAAAGCTTGATGAAGTAGAAAGGGCAAGAGAAGAAGAATCTAAGAATGAAAAAGATCGCTTGGCACAGATGCAATATGAGCTTGAGTCCTTGAGAGAGACATTAGGTGCCAGTAATGCAGAGCAAAAAGCAGGGCTGCAAGCCAAGAATGCACTGGAAAAGCTTTGGAAAGGGATCCAATCGTTGACAACTTCTGGGGAGGCAGAGGTAGAAATATCAGTTCCTACTGACCCTGCACAGATCTTAGAGGTGTTACCTGCTCTACAAACTCGGCTGAGCAAACTTACGGATGAACAGCAGGAGAGTCAAGCACGCCTCTCCCAGATCACACTCACCCTACAGTCTCTGCAAG GTCAACTGGATAAAAGCACAGCTGAGGGAGAGGAGTCAGTTGCTAGGATACAAGAACTGGAGCAACAACTTGTGACTGTTCAG GTTTCTGGTGAGTCATTGGGGGATCACGTGACTGACCTGTCTGTGAGGGATTTGGGCAGGACACACCAGG ATAACACTGGAGATGGACATTCATCAGAAAATCAATTAAAGAAAGATCGGATACTGTTTCTAGAGCAGCAGCTTGCAGAAAGAGAAGAAGAACTTTTTGCTCTCAGAGAAAAACTGTCACTCACCACCAGCCAGTCTCTGAATATCCCAGAGGAAAGTGTAGTCAGCATAAGCAGAGACATTGCTGGGTTGGACAACTCTGATGTTCTTGAGGTTTCACAAGAGGAGGAGACAACACTTGTGGCAGTAGACGCCTCTGTTCTCTCTGTCTCTGGTGGCAATGACAGTAGCCCAGAGCTTATAGCACCTCAGCCCGGGTCTCCTGGAGAATCAAAGGGTACTTCTTCAGATGAGATGGTGACAAGTAGTGATTCAGAGGTGGCCCATAGTAGCTGGACTCTTCTGGAGGCAGTCAACCAAGATGCGACTCAAGAATGGCAGTCCCACATTCAGGACTTTGCCTCTCTGCGCTTATCCACACAGTCTTGGGAAGAGACCTCTGAAGAGCAGATTGCACCAAACAGCTGCATAGTTGATATTGAAGCACCATCTTTAGTTATTCATGAAACTGTGCAGGTACGTCTTGCTCAACAGGAGGGAAGTCTATTAAATACAGATCCAAGCACCGGTCAGACTTTTGCACAGGTCTTGGCTGAAGAGATTCAGAAAAGGTATAGTGAAATTCTGGGTGAGCTTCAGCAGTTTAAAGACTCAGCCTTGCAATCACAGGAGAAAGTCTACCAGCTGGAGGAGGCGTTGGAGTCACTTACTGCTTACAAAAATGAGGCAGAGTCCAGGGCAAACATCTTTGAGAAAGAGCTGATTGAAACTAAGGAGTTGATTAAACAAGAAAAGTTTAATGGACAAAGTGCCGCTGAGCAGTTTCAGAATTTGAAGGAAGAGGTTCAGTCTAAGGATGATAAGCTGCAAATTTTACAAGCAGCTTTTGATGAAGCACAGCAAAGACTTGATGAAACCCAGCAAAGACTTGATGAAGCCCAGCAAAGAGTTGTTGAAGCCCAGCAAAGAGTTGCTGAAGCCCAACAAAGACTTGATGAGCAGGAAGGTCAAGCCAGAATGCTGGCTGCTCAGTTGGAAGAAAGAGAGCTCAGTTTCTCTGAACTGGAACAGAAACTCCTGGACATAGAGGGAAGATTAGTGCAGGTCTCTCATGAGGCGGACACGGCCAAAGCCACCATTGTGGACAGGACTGCTGAGTTGGAAGACCTACAAAAGTGTCTTTCACAGAAAGACCAGGAAATGATGGAACTCAGTAATAGCATGAGTGTCAAACTGCTCCAGGCAGGAGAGGAAAAATTTGCATTATCTGGTGAAGTT AAAAAGCTAAAAGATCAAATTAATGAACTTGAGAGTATAAAGAATGACCAGCAGAAAGTCATAGATGGTCAAACATCTGAAAGTGAGCAGTTTGTTGCTTTACGAAAGGAAAAAGAGGACTTGGCGACTCAAATGGCTGCCATGAAGAAAGATGGAGAACACATCAAGAGAAAGCTGCAGGCAGCTCTGATTCAGCGGAAAGAACTGATGAAAAAAGTTGCAGACTTTGAAAAGGAGGCTGAGAGCAGGGAAGACAAGGAAAAAGATGGTTATGAGGAAATAACTATTCAGTTCAAAAATGAAATTAAGGAAAAAGAGCTAGAAATACAGAGACTTGATGCCTTATTACAAGAAACTAGagatgttttaaatttaaaagaagAAACTTTAGTAAGTCTGAAACAAAAAATTAGTAACCAGGATCAAGCATTGACTGAGTCACATGCAGAAATTCAACGACTGACAGAGCAGTATGtagaaataaatgaacaacataTGTCACAGGTGGATGAGGACAAAATAGACTT TTCGCAGATAGCATCCATGGAATCTGAAATCGAAACAATGCGTGAAAAGTTTCAGCAATCCACTGATGCTTATGAGGATGCTGTTATGAGTACTCAAGAGAAAGAACGTCACCATCTTGAgcagacaaaacaaatgaaagaggAGTGCAGGGACCTTCTTGAACAACTCAATACTGAGAAAGGAGAGAAAACTGGGTTATTGAATCGCATTATGGAGCTAGAGGGTCTACTAGAATCAAAGAATACTGCAGACAAAGTGGAAAGTGTAAATGTTGGGCCTACAACACAGAATCTTGAGAAACCAGAGACAAACGATTGGGGTCAGGAGGATTGGGTTGATTTTGCCACAACTGAGACTGAGACACCACAAGAGCAATCTCAACAGCCCATGGTGAAAAATTCTGAGGACATTATAGATGCTCTCCAGGAGGAATTAAAATTTGAACGGGCTGCTCATGCAGATTTACAAGTACGTCTACATGAGAGCCAGTCATCTCAATCACTGACAGATAGTAAATTCAAAGAGCTTTGTAAAGAACATGAAGCCTTGAAAGAAAAGGAGAGGCATATTGATGCTCTCACTGAGGAAATAGAGACTCTCAGGGAGAAATGTCAGCGAGCTGAAGCTCATGCTGAGAAGCTGAAAGTAGAGGTGGATGAAGCTTGGGAGGCAGCTAAAAGAAGCATCTCTGATGCAGAGTCTCCAATTAAAGCTCTTCAGTCGGAAGTAGAAGAATTTAAACAATTTCTTAAATGCAAGAATGATGAGATTGTTGATTTAAGCCAACAGCTTAGTGAACAAAGTTCTCTTCTACTTAAGATGCAAGAAACTGTACAGGAAAAAGATCAGCAAATTGTTTCCCTCCAACAAGGGCTAAAAACTGAGCAAGATAGGGTTCAGAAACTAGAAGCGGAACTGCCACAGCGTGAGGAAGAAGAGAAGGATAATGGTGTCAAACTCCAACAGTTGCAACGTAAACTGCAGGCTGCTCTTGTGTCACGCAAGGAGGCACTTAAAGAGAAACAGGCGCTAAAGGAGGAACAGGctgctgcagaa aaaaacaaattagaACTACATCAGAAGCTGGAGTTAATAGAGATGGAGCTACACAAGTCaagagaagagagggagaagtTAATTAAAGAGGTGGATCGAACTTTGTTGGAAAACCAAAGCCTGAGTGCCTCATGTGAAAGCCTGAAACTTGCTATGGAGGGTGTTTTGAATGAAAAGGATGCATGCAAACGTCAAGCTGAGATTGCCAAAGAGGAATCCGAACAAGTGTGCAGGCAGCTGGAGGAAAAGGTGCAAAACATGAAAGAAGAGTATGAATCCCTCCTTaagtcatatgaaaatgtgaGTGATGAGGCAGAACGAGTGAGAAAAGTGCTTGAAGCTGCTCGACAGGAGAGGCAGGAATTAGCTACCAAGGCACGAGCTCATGAGGCAGCCAGACAAGAGGCAGAAAGGTTAGCTGAGGAGGCTACGAAGGAGGTGGATGTTGTAAAAGATAAAATGAGGAAGTTTGCCAAGGTCAAGCATCAGAAGATTATGGATCTAGAAGAGGAGAATGAAAGGCTTCGGGAGCAGGAAGAGAAGAAACTGACCAAACATACAGAAACTGATGTGAAACAAGAGCTTGAGAGAATCAAACAAGAGCTTGAAatattgaaagcaaattacaataAAGCTGTGGATGATAAAAAGTCTTTGGAGCTTGAAGCTGAGGAGTTGAGACTGCGTTTGGAGAAAATTGACAGAAAAGGCGTTGAAACCCTTGACACATGCTCTGTGGAAACTATTAAAGAGGTTAAAGTAATCGCACAGCAGAACAGTCCTGATTTAATTGAAATCCAAGAGTATCAGTGTGACAGCATATTCCCAGAGGCTAATCTTACTAAACCATTGGAATCAATTCACACTGAACCTCACCAAGAAGTGACAGAAGTGCAAACAAAGATTGAGATTACAACTCAAACAGAAGAGAGACTCAAAGAACTGGAGACCTCTTATGAAATTGCAGAGAATAAGATAAAGGAACTTGAAGGTGCCCTTGAGGACCACATGGAATCTAGAAACAATCAAATTCTTGATGCAGAGCTTACCTCCATCAAACAACAGCTTCAGGAGTCTTTAGAAAGAGAAGGCATCCATAAAGAAGAGATCTCTAAGAAAGAGAATCAACTACAGGAACTTCGCAGGAACCTTGAGGCTGAAAGGGATGACCTGGAGGAGAGGCTGATGAACCAACTGGCTCAACTCAATGGCAGCATTGCTGGTTATCAGCAAGAGGCGTCTGATGGTCGTGATCGACTCACAGACATGCAGAGGGATTTGGAGAAATTGGAGAGAGAGCGGGCTGAGTTGGAGGCTGAGGTGTTAAGTGAGAGGGACCGGGCAGCCAGGATGGAAGAGGACATGAGGCAGGCCCACCGAGAAAGAGCAGAGGCTGAGGCTGAGACAGGCAAACAGAGAGAGCTGGAGCAGAAATTGAAATCAGCACAGAGGTTTAAAGAAGGTAGTCAAAACAGAACGCGTCAGCTTGAGGAATTGCTGAGGGAGAAGCAACTTGAAGTCCGCCAGCTACAGAAAGACTGCATCGGGTACCAGGAAAGAATAAGCGAACTGGCTAAAGAAGTTAAGTCATTGTTGCTGGTAAGAGATGAAGTGAGGGCAGAACTTGAGGCAGCACGCTTGGAAATTGCATATATTTTGCAAGACAAAGCTACCATTGCATCTGAACTTTCAACATACAAAGGGAAGCTAGACATGGCATTGGAAGAGGCAAAGCAGGCACAGGCAGACAAGCTTTCTGCTGAACAATTTATACAACGTAAAGAGGCAGAGTTAACAGCAGATGCTGAGCGTACCCTAGATGAAGTCAGGTATCGCCTTGGAGCTGAGCTTAAACAGATAGAATTAAGACTAGAGAAATCTTACCGTGACCGTGAAAGAGAAGAAGAGGCAACTCTGGAGGCAAGGAGAATTGCAGAGGCCGCAGACAGGCATGCCCAGGAAACGCAAGCTCGTCTAGATGAAGCGCTGGCTCGGTTGGCAGCCTTTTCTCGTTCCATGTCATCCCTGCAAGATGATCGTGACAGAGTTCTGGATGAAGCCAAGCAGTGGGAAAATCGTTTTCATAGTGAGTTACAAGAAAAAGAGGCTGATGTTCGAGAAGCAGAGACTCGCGCTAAAGAACTTGCTGAACAACTCCAGAGGGAGATGACCCAAAAAGAGGAGCTGCAGAGTTTATTGGaaag AACGCAAAAGGGAGAAGAAAACCTACAACTAGAGCTGTCTTCAGTAGAGAAGAAGCACAATGAAAGCCTTGCTGCTCTTGAAAAAGAAAGAGAGGATTTGCAGCAGAAGCTCACTCTGGTAGAGATCAACCTTTCCCAAGCTCATTCCCAGCTTGCTAGCCTAGAGACTGAGGCAGAGGGACTACGGCACCGCACAAAAGCTCTAGATGAAGCAGTGGACAAGCTTCGAAATGATGCTGTTGAGGCTCGTGCAGTGATtaaagaaagagagacagaggaAAGGAGACTGTGCTTGATGGTGGAGCAACTGGAGACAGACCTAGGATCTTCAAAGAACCTTACTGAAACACTTCAGGTAGCGTTGGGTG AAGAGAAGCGGGAGGTGGAGCTCCTTGGTGAGAAGGAGCAAGCTGTGACACAG GCTGTAGAGGAGGCTAGGAAGGATGCAGATGCAAGGGCAGAGATGGCAGAGAATGAGCTGGAGAAGAGGAGAGAGGAGTTGCGTGGATTAGAGGAGAGACTTCGTAAGGCTGAGGAGGACACCTTTCAGAGCAGAGCTCAACTGGAGTCCTTTACCAAGGCTATGGGCTCTCTGCAGGATGACAGAGACAGAGTTCTTAGCCAATACAAGCAGCTTGAGGAAAAGCACCTCCAG GTTATGATGGAGAAGGATAGCCTAATTCAGGAGGCTGCAGGTGAAAACAACAGGTTAAAGGAGGAGCTTCGAGCCCTGTTGTCACAGCGGGATGACCTCAATGCTGATAATGCCAAGTTGGCTGCCCAGCTTCATGGCTACAGAAATGACCTGAACCAGGTTCTTACTATGAAGGACTCCCAGCACAAGCAGATTCTTGCTACCCAGGTAGAGCGCATCAGTTTCCTAGAGAGAGAAAGGGAAGATCTTGTGAACCACATTCAAGCTCTTGAAAGAGACATTGCACAAGGCAAGGCACCACTGCTGGAGCAGGAAAACTCGAGCCAGGCTAGTGAAGGAAGCGTTGATAAGCAAGATGCACCAGGGGCAGAAGTGGAAAAACTGAGGGAGCAGCTCCAAGCTGCCAGAAAACGCATTACTAATTTGGAAGAAACATTGGAATTGGAAAAGGAGACCCAGACAGTCCACAGCAAAGAATTAAAAGAGCTGCAATGGGAAGGTTGTGTTTTACGAACTGAAGCTGAAACAGCTGAGGAGAGGGTGGCGGAGTTGGCACGAGACCTATTAATGATGGAGCAACAGCTTCTGGAGGAGAGAGAAGCAGTCTCTCAGCTTCGAGTTCAGAACCAGTCTTTTGGTCAAGCCATGGCCACTCTGCAGGATGCAAGAGATCAGGCTGTCAATGAAGCTAAGGAACTGCGCCTCAGGTTTGATGACATAAACCGGACAGGTCATGCCATTTCTTCCCCAAGTGACTCAAAAGGAGAAGTGTGGAGCCTAAAAAATGCCCTGTCAGCATTGCAAAATGACAGGGAAAGAATG CTGGAACAGATGCAAGTGCAACGGTCTGAGTTGGATCGACTCACTCAGGCTCTGGAAGCCGAGAGAAGAAGAGCAGTGGAGCGAGACGAAAAGGCACAACTGAGCAGCAGAGATGTTCACATGGACAGTGATAAACAAGAACTGGAAATGCTTAG GCTTGAGAGGATGGACTGGCAGGGCCAGGCCGAGCTCTTGAAGCAGCAGACCCTGACTACCCTCTCAGCCAGGGACCAACAGATTCGCCAGCTTACTGCCATGCTGGAGGAAGTACAGGCATCAAAATtacagcaccagcacacacaaAGACAG ggAAGACTTGCATTAGATGCTGCCCCCGGTGGCCCTCTAGAGCACAACGAAGGATACAAAGCAGAGTGCATTGAGCTCCAGAGAAG GTTGGATGAGGAGTCAGAACTGAGACTCAGAATAGAGGAGCAGCTCATTGCCACAGAGGATCGCCTCAAACG CTATACACAGGGGGAGTGGCAGACACCATCTATGATGTCAGAGACGGCTGTTCTTATTGagccacaagagggcgctgttaCACGG ACTCGTAGTGGTGGACCTGGGCTGCTGCGGATGTTGAGGGTTGCCTTCTGTTCCCGCCAGCGCACCCCTCTGCTGGTGTCACTGTATCTGCTGACTGTTCATGTGCTGCTGCTGCTATGCTTTGGAGGATATCTGTGA